In Rhizobium gallicum bv. gallicum R602sp, the following proteins share a genomic window:
- a CDS encoding MOSC domain-containing protein: MRQIGKISELWRYPVSSVAGERLDHAEVSIDGLIGDRRFALVEVATGIVAHPERDQRWHKAAFVKSRTTAAGEVEIQVPDEDWLATGAPYLAHLLSAFFGFEVAVRPYQCSANATAETDLAVNRYDVAPLHLLTSASVEHLKSIDPDGDPDRRRFRPNIFVKSDADIKGFAELDWVGCPLHLGAVPSAIVAPTKRCGFTIIAQEGLENDPEILRNVMRHGNRNMGVYCRPGHRGTLSVGDSVLL, translated from the coding sequence GTGCGCCAAATAGGAAAGATCAGTGAACTTTGGCGCTATCCGGTAAGTTCAGTCGCAGGAGAGCGGCTGGATCATGCAGAGGTTTCCATCGACGGATTGATCGGTGATCGACGCTTTGCCCTTGTGGAGGTAGCGACGGGAATTGTTGCACATCCCGAACGCGATCAGCGTTGGCATAAAGCCGCATTCGTCAAATCCAGAACGACGGCTGCCGGTGAAGTGGAAATCCAAGTGCCGGACGAAGATTGGCTTGCGACCGGTGCACCGTATCTCGCCCATCTTTTGTCGGCATTCTTCGGTTTCGAAGTGGCTGTGAGACCGTATCAATGTTCCGCAAACGCTACGGCTGAAACGGATCTTGCCGTCAATCGATATGACGTCGCGCCACTCCATCTGCTGACGAGCGCTTCTGTGGAACACCTCAAGTCCATCGATCCCGACGGCGATCCGGACCGACGCAGATTCAGGCCCAATATATTCGTGAAATCTGACGCCGACATCAAAGGCTTTGCCGAGCTGGACTGGGTGGGGTGTCCGCTCCACCTGGGAGCCGTCCCAAGCGCCATCGTTGCCCCGACAAAACGATGTGGATTTACAATTATCGCTCAGGAGGGCCTTGAGAATGATCCCGAAATACTCAGGAATGTCATGCGGCATGGCAACCGGAATATGGGCGTCTATTGCCGGCCCGGTCATAGGGGCACTTTGAGCGTGGGCGACAGCGTGCTTCTTTAA
- a CDS encoding glycine betaine ABC transporter substrate-binding protein gives MKALWRALCAAAMIAMSMLPAHAEEKTINMGTLSWEDLTPITGITKKVLEDAGYTVKVTEFSEWGIAYAALAKGDIQVLASQTDYVAQDYWDKNKNRLEKISPVSHGLYQGIAVPKYVPIDSLDQLNENADKFGGKIVGIEPGSGLMRDTSDAVKDYDIKLQLLEGSTAAMTAALKSAYDRKEWVAVTIWEPSWMVQKYEVKYLKDPKGVFPPPQSYYWIGQKGFSEENPHAREVMASVYVPLADITTINGEVKDGKTMDQAVQDWIGAHADLIKRWENIKKY, from the coding sequence ATGAAGGCTTTGTGGAGGGCGCTCTGCGCCGCTGCGATGATCGCAATGAGCATGCTTCCAGCGCATGCGGAAGAAAAGACGATCAACATGGGCACGCTGTCGTGGGAAGACCTGACGCCCATCACCGGAATAACAAAGAAGGTTCTTGAGGACGCCGGCTACACCGTGAAGGTGACCGAGTTCTCCGAATGGGGCATTGCCTATGCCGCTCTTGCCAAGGGCGACATCCAGGTGCTCGCCTCTCAGACCGACTACGTCGCCCAGGACTACTGGGATAAGAACAAGAACCGTCTGGAAAAGATTTCGCCCGTTTCGCACGGTCTCTATCAGGGTATCGCCGTTCCTAAATATGTCCCGATCGATTCGCTCGATCAGCTCAACGAAAACGCCGATAAGTTCGGCGGCAAGATCGTCGGGATCGAACCGGGCTCCGGCCTCATGCGTGACACGTCGGACGCGGTCAAGGACTACGATATCAAGCTGCAGCTTCTCGAAGGCAGCACGGCGGCGATGACGGCGGCGCTGAAATCCGCCTACGACCGCAAGGAATGGGTCGCGGTGACGATTTGGGAACCGTCGTGGATGGTCCAAAAGTATGAGGTGAAGTACCTGAAGGACCCCAAGGGCGTCTTCCCGCCGCCGCAGAGCTACTACTGGATCGGTCAAAAGGGCTTTTCGGAAGAGAACCCGCATGCACGTGAAGTGATGGCCAGCGTATACGTTCCACTCGCTGACATCACCACGATCAATGGCGAGGTCAAGGATGGCAAGACGATGGACCAGGCTGTCCAGGACTGGATCGGCGCCCATGCCGATCTCATCAAGCGCTGGGAAAACATCAAGAAATATTAA
- the putA gene encoding trifunctional transcriptional regulator/proline dehydrogenase/L-glutamate gamma-semialdehyde dehydrogenase, producing MSSQSDKIHKDNTLPNPMPFSLFAPPIRAQTPLRQAITAAYRRPEPECLPPLVEAARAPSWAKADAAKTARSLIEALRAKHKGTGVEGLVHEYSLSSQEGVALMCLAEALLRIPDAETRDALIRDKIAEGDWKSHLGGTKSMFVNAATWGLVVTGKLTSTVNDRSLAAALTRLIARAGEPVIRRGVDMAMRMMGEQFVTGETIDEALKRARPLEARGFRYSYDMLGEAATTAVDAERYYRDYEAAIHAIGKASNGRGIYEGPGISIKLSALHPRYARAQADRVMGELLPRVKQLALLAKKYEIGLNIDAEEADRLELSLDLLEELSLDQDLSGWNGLGFVVQAYGKRSPFVLDYIIDLARRSGRRMMVRLVKGAYWDAEIKRAQLDGLEDFPVFTRKVHTDVSYIACARKLLAAVDLVFPQFATHNAQTLAMIYHLAGPEFQVGKYEFQCLHGMGEPLYDEVVGKAKLNRPCRIYAPVGTHETLLAYLVRRLLENGANSSFVNRISDPNISVDELVADPVDVVEAMPVVGMPHDQIALPAALFGKDRLNSKGIDLSNEAALSELSANLAATLSRYFHAMPLLADGSQDGETRPIANPADHSDIVGHVTELKVDDAPRVARMAADGVAEWAALSPRERAACLDRAADIMQARIEILMAIAMREAGKSAANAVGEVREAIDFLRYYADQARKTLGPAHAPLGAIVCISPWNFPLAIFTGQVAAALVAGNSVMAKPAGVTPIIAYESVKILHEAGVPRGALQFVPGSGRLGAALVAAPETAGVMFTGSTEVARQIQAQLSECLSPAGKPIPLIAETGGQNGMIVDSSALAEQVVADVIASAFDSAGQRCSALRVLCLQDDVADRTLAMLKGALKELRIGRTDRLNIDVGPVISEQAKAEIDQHIERMRSLGCKVEQLPLPDTAALGTFVPPTIIELKQMSDLTREVFGPVLHVIRYRREDLDRLIDDINNSGYGLTFGLHTRLDETIEHVTGRVKAGNLYVNRNIIGAVVGVQPFGGRGLSGTGPKAGGPLYIGRLVQRAPVPPQHSSVHTDPALRDFASWLGRKGHNAEAEAARELAAISALGLEKELAGPVGERNLYALHPRGRILLAPVTAKGLFRQLAAALATGNQMVIDRASNLEIALTALPASVLARISWSSNWESDGPFSGALVEGDVERTGSINKRIAALKGPLVLVQSATTDELAKDHEAYCLNWLLEEVSISINTAAAGGNASLMTIG from the coding sequence ATGTCGAGCCAATCCGACAAAATCCACAAGGACAACACTTTGCCGAACCCGATGCCTTTTTCGCTGTTTGCACCACCAATCAGAGCACAGACGCCCCTGCGACAGGCAATCACCGCAGCATATCGTCGTCCCGAGCCCGAATGCCTTCCTCCCCTCGTAGAAGCGGCACGGGCGCCTTCCTGGGCGAAGGCCGATGCGGCTAAGACCGCGCGCAGCCTCATCGAAGCCCTGCGTGCCAAGCACAAGGGTACCGGGGTCGAGGGGCTTGTGCATGAATATTCTCTCTCAAGCCAGGAGGGTGTCGCCCTCATGTGCCTTGCCGAAGCCCTGCTGCGCATCCCCGACGCTGAAACCCGCGACGCATTGATCCGCGACAAGATCGCCGAGGGAGACTGGAAGTCGCATCTGGGCGGCACGAAGTCGATGTTTGTGAATGCCGCAACCTGGGGCCTTGTGGTCACCGGTAAACTGACGTCCACCGTCAACGACCGCAGCCTGGCTGCAGCGCTTACTCGTCTCATCGCGCGCGCCGGCGAGCCGGTGATCCGGCGTGGCGTCGATATGGCGATGCGCATGATGGGCGAACAGTTCGTCACCGGTGAGACGATCGACGAAGCACTGAAGCGCGCCCGGCCGCTCGAAGCCCGCGGCTTCCGCTACTCCTATGACATGCTCGGGGAAGCTGCCACAACTGCTGTAGATGCAGAACGCTATTATCGCGATTACGAGGCAGCGATCCATGCGATCGGCAAGGCCTCCAATGGCCGCGGCATATATGAAGGGCCTGGAATATCCATCAAGCTCTCGGCGCTTCATCCACGTTACGCCCGCGCTCAGGCAGACCGCGTGATGGGCGAATTGCTGCCGCGGGTAAAGCAGCTCGCGCTCCTGGCAAAGAAGTACGAGATCGGTCTCAACATCGACGCCGAGGAGGCCGACAGGCTCGAACTCTCTCTCGACCTACTCGAAGAATTGAGCCTCGACCAGGATCTCAGCGGCTGGAACGGTCTCGGTTTCGTGGTGCAGGCCTATGGCAAGCGCTCCCCCTTCGTCCTCGACTACATCATTGATCTTGCCCGCCGTTCCGGTCGCCGGATGATGGTGCGGCTGGTCAAGGGCGCCTATTGGGATGCCGAAATCAAACGCGCACAGCTCGACGGCCTTGAAGACTTTCCCGTCTTCACCCGCAAGGTTCATACCGACGTTTCCTATATTGCCTGTGCGCGCAAGCTGCTCGCTGCCGTCGATTTAGTCTTCCCTCAGTTTGCCACTCACAACGCGCAAACGCTTGCGATGATATATCATCTGGCCGGTCCGGAATTTCAGGTTGGAAAATACGAGTTCCAATGCCTGCACGGCATGGGCGAACCGCTCTATGACGAGGTCGTCGGCAAGGCCAAGCTTAATCGACCGTGCCGCATCTATGCGCCAGTCGGCACGCATGAGACCTTGCTCGCCTATCTCGTCCGCCGCCTTCTCGAAAATGGCGCAAACTCATCGTTCGTAAACCGCATCTCTGATCCAAACATCTCGGTCGATGAGCTTGTTGCAGATCCTGTGGACGTCGTCGAAGCCATGCCCGTGGTCGGCATGCCGCATGACCAGATCGCACTTCCGGCTGCGCTTTTCGGAAAGGACCGGCTCAATTCGAAGGGGATTGACCTTTCGAATGAAGCAGCCTTGTCGGAGCTTTCCGCTAATCTCGCCGCCACCCTTTCCCGATACTTCCATGCCATGCCGTTACTCGCCGACGGCTCGCAGGACGGTGAGACACGGCCGATTGCCAATCCGGCCGATCACTCCGATATCGTGGGTCACGTTACGGAGCTCAAGGTTGACGATGCGCCCAGAGTTGCACGTATGGCTGCCGATGGTGTCGCAGAATGGGCTGCGTTGTCGCCTCGTGAGCGAGCAGCCTGCCTTGATAGAGCCGCCGACATAATGCAGGCCCGCATCGAGATACTGATGGCCATCGCCATGCGAGAAGCAGGCAAGTCAGCCGCCAACGCGGTCGGCGAAGTCCGCGAAGCGATCGACTTCCTGCGCTATTATGCCGACCAGGCACGCAAGACGCTCGGTCCAGCGCATGCACCGCTCGGCGCGATCGTCTGCATCAGCCCCTGGAACTTCCCGCTGGCGATCTTCACGGGTCAGGTGGCGGCCGCCCTTGTGGCCGGCAATTCGGTGATGGCGAAACCCGCTGGCGTCACCCCGATCATCGCTTATGAAAGCGTGAAAATCCTGCATGAAGCCGGCGTGCCGCGTGGCGCGCTGCAGTTCGTGCCCGGCAGCGGCCGTCTCGGAGCTGCACTGGTGGCGGCCCCGGAAACGGCAGGGGTCATGTTTACCGGCTCGACCGAGGTCGCCCGTCAAATCCAGGCCCAGCTAAGTGAGTGCCTCTCGCCGGCCGGAAAACCAATACCCTTGATTGCGGAAACGGGCGGACAAAATGGGATGATCGTGGATTCCTCGGCGCTCGCCGAGCAGGTTGTTGCCGACGTGATTGCCTCCGCCTTCGACAGCGCCGGCCAGCGTTGCTCGGCTTTGCGGGTGCTTTGCCTCCAGGATGACGTCGCCGACAGGACGCTCGCCATGTTGAAGGGGGCGTTGAAGGAGCTCAGGATCGGACGCACCGACCGGCTCAACATCGACGTCGGACCGGTGATTTCCGAACAGGCAAAGGCCGAGATCGACCAGCACATCGAACGGATGCGCTCGCTGGGCTGCAAGGTGGAGCAATTGCCGCTTCCCGACACTGCGGCTCTTGGCACCTTCGTTCCGCCGACGATCATCGAACTGAAGCAGATGTCGGACCTGACGCGCGAAGTGTTCGGACCTGTGCTGCATGTCATCCGCTATCGCCGCGAAGATCTCGATCGCTTGATCGACGATATCAACAATTCCGGTTACGGCCTCACTTTCGGGCTCCATACGCGACTGGACGAGACAATCGAGCACGTCACGGGACGGGTGAAAGCGGGCAATCTCTACGTCAACCGCAACATCATCGGCGCGGTGGTCGGCGTCCAGCCCTTCGGCGGGCGGGGTTTGTCCGGCACGGGACCCAAGGCAGGCGGGCCCCTCTACATCGGCCGTCTCGTACAGCGCGCGCCCGTCCCCCCGCAACACAGTTCGGTCCATACCGACCCTGCCCTTCGCGATTTCGCATCCTGGCTGGGCCGGAAAGGCCACAACGCCGAAGCCGAAGCAGCGCGCGAGCTTGCCGCGATTTCCGCGCTCGGGCTCGAAAAGGAACTGGCGGGACCTGTGGGCGAACGAAACCTCTATGCCCTTCATCCAAGGGGGAGGATCCTCCTTGCGCCGGTAACCGCAAAGGGCCTCTTCCGTCAGCTTGCGGCGGCATTGGCCACCGGAAACCAGATGGTGATCGATCGTGCGTCGAACCTTGAGATCGCCCTCACCGCGCTTCCAGCGTCCGTTTTGGCTAGGATCTCCTGGAGTTCGAACTGGGAATCCGACGGTCCATTCTCCGGCGCCCTGGTCGAAGGGGATGTGGAACGCACAGGCTCTATCAACAAAAGGATTGCGGCCTTGAAGGGGCCTCTTGTCCTCGTTCAGTCGGCCACGACCGATGAACTTGCAAAAGATCACGAGGCATATTGCCTCAATTGGCTGCTGGAAGAGGTTTCGATTTCGATCAACACGGCTGCGGCCGGCGGCAATGCAAGCCTCATGACGATTGGCTGA
- a CDS encoding GlxA family transcriptional regulator — translation MRPEDCRSCDATEPAKRLKVGFVLARSFTLSAFALFIDTLRLASDEADRSGRVLADWQVLGSTRHLITSSCGVQVAPTSDFVDPSRFDYIVVVGGLLCVERPVDQDTIAFLKRASVQKVPLIGLCTGTFILADAGLMTRHETCVSWLHAKSFRESFPDLPVRSDRLFNLDRQRGSCAGGSSAADMAALLVRRYISREAERNALEVLQIERARSPADVQPRRPLHENYDDARVKAAMITMEQHLEDGISIPALAASVGLSRRQLERVFLEKTGMSPAQAYTRVRMERAKSLLAHSRLPMIEIALDVGFENASHFTRTFKRIFGQTPSQLRATTVGVH, via the coding sequence ATGCGACCAGAAGATTGCCGATCCTGCGATGCTACCGAGCCAGCTAAGCGTCTGAAGGTGGGCTTCGTTCTGGCTCGATCGTTTACGCTTTCGGCCTTTGCGCTGTTCATCGATACCCTGCGCCTGGCGAGTGACGAAGCTGATCGTTCCGGGAGGGTCCTTGCCGACTGGCAGGTCCTGGGAAGTACCAGACATCTGATTACATCGAGCTGCGGTGTCCAGGTCGCTCCCACGTCGGACTTCGTCGATCCGTCCCGTTTCGACTACATCGTCGTGGTTGGCGGGCTGCTTTGCGTGGAACGGCCTGTTGACCAGGACACGATTGCCTTCCTGAAGCGGGCCTCCGTCCAAAAGGTGCCGCTGATTGGGCTTTGCACCGGTACGTTCATTCTTGCGGACGCCGGACTGATGACACGTCACGAGACGTGCGTAAGCTGGCTGCATGCCAAGAGTTTCCGGGAGAGTTTTCCCGATCTTCCGGTGCGGTCGGATCGGCTTTTCAATCTCGATCGCCAGCGCGGATCTTGCGCAGGCGGAAGTAGCGCCGCCGACATGGCCGCCTTGCTCGTGCGGCGCTACATCAGCCGGGAGGCGGAGCGAAACGCCTTGGAGGTTCTGCAGATCGAAAGGGCGCGGTCTCCTGCAGATGTGCAGCCCCGCCGGCCGCTCCATGAGAACTATGACGATGCACGCGTGAAGGCCGCGATGATCACGATGGAACAGCATCTGGAAGACGGGATCTCGATCCCGGCGCTGGCGGCGTCGGTGGGACTGTCGCGGCGCCAACTCGAGCGCGTATTCCTTGAGAAGACCGGAATGTCGCCAGCCCAGGCCTATACCCGTGTGCGCATGGAGCGTGCAAAGTCTCTGCTGGCCCATTCAAGACTGCCGATGATCGAGATCGCCCTCGACGTCGGCTTCGAAAACGCGTCGCATTTCACCAGAACGTTCAAGCGCATATTCGGACAGACTCCCTCTCAGCTTCGCGCGACGACCGTGGGAGTTCACTAA
- a CDS encoding quaternary amine ABC transporter ATP-binding protein, which produces MKAANVDINEVLIDCQSLWKVFGDKSSAAMKSIAERGLSKKQVLQEFNCVVGVSDASIQVRRGEIFCVMGLSGSGKSTLIRLLNKLITPSAGKVLVKGRDLAALSPVDLRQMRARNIGMVFQSVALLPHRTVLENAAFGLEVQGIAKPERNATASAALEKVGLADWVNRYPRELSGGMQQRVGLARALAADPEIILMDEPFSALDPLIRRQLQDEFRQLTKALGKSAVFITHDLDEAIRIGDRIAIMKDGVIIQTGTAEEIILNPADAYVAEFVAGISRLHLIKAHSVMRSVTDFQRSEPNSDISSLARTTPDADIDELITLTMQSERDAIAVVDNDQVVGVVTPRSLLMGVKGTSTNDLAAA; this is translated from the coding sequence ATGAAAGCCGCAAATGTCGATATCAATGAAGTCCTGATTGACTGCCAATCCCTCTGGAAGGTCTTCGGAGACAAGTCCTCTGCCGCGATGAAGTCAATCGCCGAGCGCGGGCTCAGCAAAAAACAGGTCCTGCAGGAATTCAACTGCGTTGTCGGCGTATCCGATGCGAGCATCCAGGTGCGGCGCGGTGAAATCTTCTGCGTCATGGGACTGTCGGGGAGCGGAAAGTCGACGCTCATCCGGCTCCTCAACAAGCTGATCACCCCCAGTGCGGGAAAGGTCCTGGTGAAGGGACGGGACTTGGCTGCCTTGTCACCTGTTGATCTCAGGCAGATGCGCGCCCGCAATATCGGAATGGTTTTTCAGAGTGTGGCGCTCCTGCCCCACAGGACGGTCCTGGAGAACGCGGCCTTTGGCCTTGAGGTGCAGGGAATTGCCAAGCCCGAGCGAAACGCCACGGCGAGTGCGGCTTTGGAGAAGGTCGGCCTTGCCGACTGGGTGAATCGCTATCCCAGAGAACTTTCCGGCGGCATGCAGCAACGCGTCGGTCTTGCCCGCGCGCTTGCGGCCGACCCCGAAATCATCCTCATGGACGAGCCGTTCAGCGCGCTCGATCCCCTTATCCGGCGCCAGCTTCAGGATGAGTTCAGACAACTCACCAAAGCCCTGGGCAAGTCCGCGGTTTTCATCACTCATGATCTGGACGAGGCCATCCGTATCGGCGATCGCATCGCCATCATGAAGGATGGCGTGATCATCCAGACCGGCACGGCCGAGGAGATCATTCTCAATCCCGCTGATGCTTACGTCGCCGAATTCGTCGCTGGCATATCCCGGCTTCATCTGATCAAGGCACATTCTGTCATGCGCAGCGTCACCGATTTCCAGCGAAGCGAGCCGAACTCCGACATTTCGTCTCTGGCGCGCACCACGCCTGATGCCGACATCGACGAGCTCATCACGTTGACGATGCAGTCGGAGCGTGATGCCATCGCCGTCGTAGACAACGATCAGGTCGTCGGCGTGGTCACGCCACGCAGTCTTCTGATGGGCGTCAAGGGCACGTCCACAAACGATCTCGCGGCGGCGTGA
- a CDS encoding ABC transporter permease: protein MDSSSFTDIFDEWTDSALEWVSDNGEFLFDYVRWVLEGLYDAILWLLELPPFYVVALVIALVGWRLVNAWFAILSGAALALCFSMGLWPETMSTLALVLTATVLALAIGIPIGIAAGFFTALDRFMEPGLDLIQTLPPYIYLLPAIALLGYGPATALIATVVVAMPPAIRLTSLGIRMTPREFIELGEASGITPAKMFFKIRLPFALPSIMAGINQSLMMAFGMVVIAGIVGSGGLGETIYGAIRTLDIATSINGAIAIVVLTMVLDRITQSAARLGAGRTS, encoded by the coding sequence ATGGACAGTTCAAGCTTCACCGATATTTTTGACGAATGGACGGACTCCGCGCTCGAGTGGGTGAGTGACAACGGAGAGTTCCTGTTCGATTACGTTCGATGGGTTCTCGAAGGGCTCTACGACGCGATCCTGTGGCTCCTGGAGCTTCCACCCTTCTACGTGGTTGCTCTCGTCATAGCGCTTGTTGGCTGGCGGCTGGTCAATGCCTGGTTCGCCATATTGAGTGGGGCTGCACTCGCGCTCTGCTTTTCCATGGGCCTTTGGCCGGAGACGATGAGCACCTTGGCTCTGGTGCTGACAGCGACCGTACTTGCGTTGGCTATCGGAATTCCGATCGGCATTGCAGCCGGGTTCTTCACCGCCCTGGATCGCTTCATGGAGCCTGGCCTGGATTTGATCCAGACGCTTCCGCCATACATCTACCTGCTGCCGGCGATCGCGCTGCTCGGCTACGGGCCGGCCACGGCGCTGATTGCGACCGTCGTCGTCGCCATGCCTCCTGCCATCCGGCTGACGTCTCTTGGCATCCGGATGACGCCCAGGGAATTCATCGAGCTCGGCGAGGCAAGCGGCATCACGCCAGCCAAGATGTTCTTCAAGATCCGCCTTCCGTTTGCGCTTCCCAGTATCATGGCAGGGATCAATCAAAGCCTGATGATGGCATTCGGCATGGTCGTCATCGCAGGTATCGTCGGATCCGGCGGGCTCGGGGAAACGATCTACGGCGCGATCCGAACGCTCGATATCGCAACCTCGATCAACGGAGCGATCGCCATCGTGGTACTTACCATGGTGCTTGACCGGATAACCCAGAGCGCAGCACGCCTCGGTGCGGGGAGGACGTCATGA
- a CDS encoding ABC transporter permease yields MNATTVQFSPGAFLAPAVDWLNANLHPLFATISYVVEAVLSGIEAALLLVPPYALIATVIVLAFAAVGLRAAILAGLCLGFCLLVGLWTASMQTVALVTVAVLISVLIAFPIGVLCSRHKTLEAMVRPVLDVMQTVPPWVYLIPAVMIFSLGRVPAIIATIVYGIPPMLRLTTLAFNQVPKEFMELGSAIGAHPRSVLWKIEIPLAKQTLLVGLNQCILLSLAMVVLAGLVGAGGLGAEVTRGLTRMEMGLGLRAGLAIVAVALLLDRLSRGLFNRQPF; encoded by the coding sequence ATGAACGCTACGACCGTTCAGTTTTCGCCTGGCGCCTTCCTGGCCCCAGCAGTCGATTGGCTCAACGCCAACCTTCATCCTTTGTTCGCTACGATCAGTTACGTTGTCGAAGCGGTTCTGTCTGGAATAGAGGCCGCGCTCCTTTTAGTGCCGCCCTATGCTTTGATTGCGACTGTCATCGTTTTGGCATTCGCGGCGGTCGGCCTCCGTGCCGCAATCCTCGCGGGTCTTTGCCTCGGTTTCTGCCTGCTCGTGGGACTGTGGACGGCCTCGATGCAGACAGTCGCTCTGGTGACCGTTGCCGTGTTGATATCCGTTCTCATTGCATTTCCGATCGGCGTGCTGTGCTCACGCCACAAGACCTTGGAGGCAATGGTTCGACCGGTTCTCGACGTGATGCAGACGGTTCCGCCGTGGGTCTATCTCATCCCGGCGGTCATGATTTTCAGCCTCGGACGGGTACCGGCAATTATTGCCACGATCGTCTACGGCATTCCGCCAATGCTGCGTTTGACGACACTGGCATTCAACCAGGTGCCGAAGGAGTTCATGGAGCTTGGCAGCGCCATCGGCGCCCATCCGCGATCGGTGCTTTGGAAGATCGAGATCCCCCTGGCCAAGCAGACGCTCCTTGTCGGGCTCAACCAATGCATTCTTCTGTCTCTGGCGATGGTCGTGTTGGCTGGACTTGTGGGAGCAGGTGGTCTCGGCGCAGAGGTGACGCGCGGTTTGACACGTATGGAGATGGGTCTTGGGTTGCGAGCCGGCCTGGCAATCGTCGCCGTCGCGCTGCTGCTGGACCGGTTGTCCCGTGGCTTGTTTAATCGCCAACCTTTCTAA
- a CDS encoding LysR substrate-binding domain-containing protein has product MTGLTAFEAVARVGSFTKAARELGVTQAAVSRQIHLLEESLGFPLFRRLHRKIEATDKGRLLSAAATTAFNLMADTIAEIKRDESHEGLTISASVAFSHFWLLPKIASFSRKHPEIPLRIISQDNAVSLDGGDVDLAIRYGNGMWSDGRAELLFEDEIFPVCSPHYQAKLEGFADLHDLTRHPLISSDTEDPSWTGWDEWFAAFAIRAPRRPSGLRCSFYTEAIYAALNGQGIALGWKRLVQNLLDQKALVRLTEDSIATRNGYFVIEPSRSAKNARVAQFVEWLKHEARDCEPDR; this is encoded by the coding sequence TTGACCGGATTGACAGCATTTGAGGCTGTTGCCCGGGTAGGGAGCTTCACGAAGGCGGCGCGCGAATTGGGCGTCACGCAAGCAGCCGTCAGCCGTCAGATCCATCTGCTGGAAGAAAGCCTTGGCTTTCCGCTCTTCCGGCGCCTGCATCGAAAGATCGAAGCCACAGACAAAGGTCGCTTGCTCTCTGCGGCTGCAACAACGGCCTTTAACCTCATGGCCGACACAATCGCGGAGATAAAAAGGGACGAGAGCCACGAAGGCCTTACAATCTCGGCCAGCGTCGCCTTCTCCCATTTCTGGCTTTTGCCGAAGATCGCCTCATTTTCCAGAAAGCACCCTGAGATCCCGCTACGGATCATCTCTCAGGACAATGCTGTAAGCCTCGATGGAGGCGATGTCGATTTGGCGATCCGCTACGGAAATGGGATGTGGTCAGACGGTAGAGCCGAGCTTCTCTTCGAGGACGAGATTTTCCCAGTCTGCAGCCCGCACTACCAGGCGAAGCTGGAGGGGTTTGCAGACCTGCACGACCTAACCCGGCATCCTCTCATCAGCTCTGATACTGAAGATCCAAGCTGGACAGGATGGGACGAGTGGTTCGCCGCCTTTGCAATCCGAGCCCCAAGGCGGCCGTCGGGATTGCGATGCAGCTTTTATACGGAAGCCATCTACGCAGCCTTGAACGGGCAGGGCATCGCGTTGGGGTGGAAGCGTCTTGTCCAAAACCTGTTGGATCAGAAGGCCCTGGTCAGGCTGACCGAGGATTCGATCGCAACGCGAAACGGCTATTTCGTCATTGAGCCGTCGCGAAGCGCCAAGAATGCTCGCGTCGCACAGTTTGTCGAATGGCTGAAACATGAAGCACGCGACTGCGAACCGGACCGGTAG